The Akkermansia sp. N21116 genome includes a region encoding these proteins:
- a CDS encoding acyltransferase, giving the protein MNDIRTERLEWVDTARIPAMLFVIIQHIPLVCPWNDSPLTSSLAFFMLLAGYFAGPRLAASPQVWSGYAGRRVVKLMGPYLAWNAIYLAGMLVTGEEPLPATLTEWAHVFGLGHEPLLLPLWFIRDLAVFMIVGSFLVRGPCWVLVAAALAGLCFLPVGAGGEFWPKPHMFGNFCLGMLAAGVPGLSGHWKALPIGFHFGIVAFYFCLAGYSAYAGGVVYGPLTVPGILALLSMGILLDRLPCRRMLQTCSRGTFFIFCFHTFVIVALKFVLPVGSFWWLAAVPVIYGASLVVYLLIRRWSIFRFLTC; this is encoded by the coding sequence ATGAACGACATACGGACTGAACGCCTGGAATGGGTGGATACGGCGCGCATTCCTGCGATGTTGTTTGTGATTATCCAGCATATTCCGCTGGTGTGCCCATGGAATGATTCTCCACTGACGTCGTCTTTGGCGTTCTTCATGCTTCTGGCGGGGTATTTTGCCGGGCCGAGACTGGCAGCGTCTCCGCAGGTATGGAGTGGCTATGCCGGGAGGCGGGTCGTGAAGTTGATGGGACCGTATCTGGCATGGAATGCTATTTATTTGGCTGGTATGCTGGTAACTGGCGAGGAGCCCTTGCCGGCAACACTGACGGAATGGGCACACGTATTTGGACTCGGGCATGAGCCTTTACTGCTTCCCTTGTGGTTTATCCGCGATTTGGCGGTGTTCATGATCGTCGGTTCTTTCCTGGTTCGGGGGCCATGTTGGGTACTGGTAGCCGCGGCGTTGGCTGGATTGTGTTTCCTTCCTGTCGGTGCGGGCGGCGAGTTTTGGCCGAAGCCTCACATGTTCGGTAATTTTTGTCTTGGAATGCTGGCAGCAGGTGTCCCCGGTCTTTCGGGGCACTGGAAGGCATTGCCCATTGGGTTTCACTTTGGGATCGTTGCGTTTTACTTCTGCCTGGCCGGGTATAGTGCCTATGCGGGTGGTGTCGTGTATGGGCCTTTGACTGTTCCCGGGATTCTGGCCTTATTGAGCATGGGGATTTTGTTGGACCGGCTGCCTTGCCGGAGGATGTTGCAGACATGTTCCCGGGGAACGTTTTTTATTTTCTGCTTCCATACGTTTGTGATTGTGGCATTGAAGTTTGTTCTTCCTGTAGGAAGCTTCTGGTGGCTGGCTGCGGTCCCTGTGATCTATGGCGCGAGTCTGGTTGTATATTTGCTGATCCGCAGGTGGAGCATATTCCGTTTTTTGACGTGCTGA
- the def gene encoding peptide deformylase, which yields MPKILEILQIGHPVLREISAPIKRIDESVLALLANMKATLAQGGIGLAAPQVGHPVRLVTIDIPAEEESTTFIEVNGEPKTLKDIMPLDFINPSIEPYGPQSLFTEGCLSITEVYEPVSRPSHAKVRMTLMNGHVITLDCNGLLARCLQHECDHLDGILFTDRIKEQP from the coding sequence ATGCCCAAAATCCTGGAAATCCTTCAAATTGGCCATCCCGTCCTTCGCGAAATCAGTGCCCCCATCAAACGTATTGATGAATCAGTCCTGGCATTGTTAGCCAATATGAAGGCTACACTCGCCCAGGGAGGCATCGGCTTGGCGGCTCCGCAAGTCGGTCATCCCGTCCGGCTCGTCACCATCGACATCCCCGCCGAAGAAGAAAGCACCACTTTCATCGAGGTTAACGGTGAACCTAAAACGTTGAAGGACATCATGCCGCTCGACTTCATCAATCCATCCATTGAGCCCTACGGGCCTCAATCTCTTTTCACCGAAGGATGCCTCAGTATCACGGAAGTCTATGAACCCGTCAGCCGCCCCAGTCACGCCAAAGTACGGATGACACTCATGAACGGTCACGTAATCACCCTGGACTGCAATGGTCTGCTGGCCCGCTGCCTCCAGCATGAATGCGACCATCTCGACGGCATTCTCTTCACCGACCGCATCAAAGAGCAGCCTTAA
- a CDS encoding tetratricopeptide repeat protein produces MMKNYGKTMLALGIVFVAVSSVWADFPVYAGSSYTVGSKMWSGFSQVEEAANQSDPLACFVYAWALEEGRGVRKNEALAREWYAKAADGLKKLASQGNSDAMAALADLYEAGNGVPKNKVEAAKWYAKAAAAGHAYALYALAECYKDGNGVPQSTDKARELYSQAAEKGYSPARSALLDLDEEEK; encoded by the coding sequence ATGATGAAAAATTACGGGAAAACAATGCTGGCTTTGGGAATTGTCTTTGTAGCGGTGTCATCGGTTTGGGCCGATTTCCCTGTTTATGCCGGTTCTTCCTATACGGTCGGGTCGAAAATGTGGAGTGGATTTTCGCAGGTTGAAGAAGCAGCGAACCAGAGTGATCCTCTTGCTTGTTTTGTGTATGCCTGGGCATTGGAGGAAGGAAGAGGTGTGCGTAAGAATGAAGCGCTTGCCCGGGAGTGGTATGCCAAAGCGGCCGACGGCCTCAAGAAACTGGCATCCCAGGGCAATTCCGATGCCATGGCTGCCTTGGCAGATCTTTATGAGGCAGGCAACGGTGTTCCGAAGAATAAAGTGGAGGCTGCCAAATGGTATGCCAAAGCCGCGGCAGCCGGACATGCCTATGCCCTCTATGCATTGGCGGAATGCTACAAAGATGGCAATGGCGTGCCGCAATCCACGGATAAGGCCCGGGAGTTGTATTCCCAGGCAGCGGAAAAAGGGTATTCTCCGGCACGGTCTGCTCTCCTGGACCTGGATGAGGAAGAGAAGTAA
- a CDS encoding alpha-L-fucosidase: MTSLPRLSLICATISLFLSGLDAAEPPQPYGAVPTPQQVDWQRMEYYGFIHLGLNTYTGNEWGYGNENPKLFNPVDFNADQIVKLFKQAGMKGIILTAKHHDGFCLWPTATTKHNITKATWKNGKGDLVKELADACKANGLKFGTYISPWDRNHKEYGKEGYLKDYYGQIRELLSGKYGNIFEIWFDGANGGDGWYGGAKTTRKIPQDYYNFPAIVNMIRGLQPNCIIWGAGHVGDARWGGSERGHVGYPHWATEDTDKPGNAAHGVPHGNRWVPAEGDTSIRSGWFWHERYNNSVKTPEHLLDVWINSVGRGANLILNVPPDKQGLIYPSDAQALLGFKKLRDKLYSKDFALGAKGKATNTRGNDKRFSPASLFDNDIETYWTTDDGNNTPSVEITLPRKATFDIVRLREQIRLGQRVESFRVDAWENGTWKQIIDGKTIGNQVMLPTAAPVTTDKLRLTITSSPAVPCISEFSLLLRPVSLPQPSITRQGDTVTIDAKTTGIIRFTTDGSQPTSQSPIFKEPISLPNGGIVSARVFDTEGNSGPDATTRFGISKKDWKVISATAGTSPEMAIDDKPSTFWHTHENTGEKNPPQSITVDMGKAHAISAFSYLPRQDNCTHGMTDRYIFEVSPDNKHWKKVAEGEFSNLRANPIEQIVPISNLKTKVRYFRFTGTRALDKNHISAAEISLFAK, translated from the coding sequence ATGACTTCCCTTCCCCGTTTATCACTGATTTGTGCAACAATATCCCTGTTCCTGTCCGGTCTTGATGCGGCAGAGCCGCCCCAACCTTACGGAGCTGTCCCTACGCCTCAGCAGGTAGACTGGCAGAGGATGGAATACTACGGATTCATCCACTTGGGCCTCAATACCTATACCGGTAATGAATGGGGATATGGAAATGAAAATCCCAAATTGTTCAACCCTGTTGACTTTAACGCCGATCAAATCGTCAAGCTTTTCAAACAGGCCGGCATGAAAGGCATTATTCTTACCGCCAAACATCACGACGGTTTCTGCCTCTGGCCAACGGCTACTACGAAACACAACATCACCAAGGCTACCTGGAAAAACGGCAAGGGGGATCTCGTCAAAGAACTAGCCGACGCCTGTAAAGCTAACGGTCTGAAATTCGGTACCTACATATCCCCATGGGATCGCAATCACAAGGAATACGGGAAAGAAGGCTATCTGAAAGATTACTACGGACAAATCCGTGAACTCCTCAGCGGCAAATACGGCAATATCTTTGAAATCTGGTTCGACGGGGCCAATGGCGGCGACGGCTGGTACGGAGGTGCAAAAACCACGCGTAAAATTCCTCAGGATTATTATAACTTCCCGGCTATCGTCAACATGATCCGCGGTCTCCAGCCCAACTGCATCATCTGGGGCGCCGGCCATGTCGGAGACGCCCGATGGGGCGGTTCCGAACGAGGACATGTCGGCTATCCGCACTGGGCTACTGAAGACACGGACAAACCGGGAAATGCGGCCCATGGCGTTCCGCACGGCAATCGCTGGGTACCCGCCGAAGGTGATACCTCCATCCGGAGCGGCTGGTTCTGGCATGAACGTTACAACAATTCCGTCAAAACGCCCGAACACCTGCTCGACGTCTGGATCAACAGTGTCGGACGGGGAGCCAATCTCATCCTCAATGTCCCTCCGGACAAACAGGGTCTCATCTACCCGTCCGATGCCCAAGCTCTTCTTGGCTTCAAAAAACTGAGGGACAAACTCTACTCCAAAGACTTCGCTCTGGGAGCCAAGGGAAAAGCCACCAACACACGTGGAAACGACAAACGATTTTCCCCCGCCAGCCTCTTCGACAACGACATAGAAACCTATTGGACAACCGATGATGGCAACAATACACCGTCCGTCGAAATCACCCTTCCCCGCAAAGCCACCTTCGACATCGTCCGCCTCCGTGAACAAATCCGTCTCGGTCAGAGGGTGGAATCCTTCCGCGTCGATGCATGGGAAAACGGTACATGGAAACAAATCATCGACGGCAAAACCATAGGCAACCAAGTCATGCTTCCTACGGCCGCCCCGGTGACGACAGATAAACTGCGCCTCACCATCACGTCCAGTCCAGCCGTTCCCTGCATCTCGGAATTTTCCCTTCTGCTCCGCCCCGTTTCCTTGCCTCAACCCTCCATCACCCGTCAGGGAGACACCGTCACCATCGACGCCAAAACAACAGGAATCATCAGATTCACGACAGATGGTTCCCAACCCACCTCGCAATCCCCAATATTCAAAGAGCCTATCAGCCTGCCCAATGGCGGCATCGTTTCGGCACGAGTCTTCGACACCGAAGGTAACAGCGGACCGGACGCCACCACCCGCTTCGGCATCTCAAAAAAAGACTGGAAAGTCATCTCCGCCACGGCCGGAACCTCTCCGGAAATGGCTATCGACGACAAACCTTCCACCTTCTGGCACACTCATGAAAACACCGGTGAAAAGAATCCACCCCAAAGCATCACCGTCGATATGGGTAAAGCCCATGCCATTTCAGCCTTCTCCTACCTCCCCCGTCAGGACAACTGTACCCATGGCATGACCGATCGGTACATCTTCGAAGTCAGCCCGGACAACAAACACTGGAAAAAAGTTGCAGAAGGCGAATTCTCCAACCTCAGGGCCAATCCCATCGAACAAATCGTTCCTATCTCCAATTTGAAGACTAAAGTCCGCTACTTCCGTTTCACCGGAACACGGGCACTGGACAAAAACCACATTTCCGCTGCGGAAATATCCCTGTTCGCCAAATAA